Within the Planctomycetia bacterium genome, the region GACAAGTCTTGTCCCTCGACATATTCCATCACCAAATACCACGTATCGCGCTGCATTCCGGCGTCGTTCGCATGCACGATGTTCGGGTGCGAGAGCTTCGCGGCGGCTTCGACTTCGCGCCGAAATCGCTTCACCGACGCCTCGTCTTTCGTCACCGCGGCCGGCAGCAGCTTGATGGCGACGAGTCGCTTCAGGTGACGATGCTGCGCCTTGAACACCTGCCCCATTCCGCCGGCGCCGATCTTCGCCAACAACGCATAGTCGCCGATGACGAGCGGGCCATTGCCGCCGCTCAGCAACTCTTGAGCTTGGTACTTGCTGAGCGAATTGCGCTCGACCATGAGCTTGGCGAACGCTTGGGCATCTTTAGGTCGCTCACTTCCCAAAGCCCCCCACAGGCTTTTCACTTCGTCGGCCGTCATCAGGCCCGAAGCGACGAGAGCTTTACCGAATTGGTCGGGTGTCTGTAACACGAGTGGCTCCGATGAAGAAGGGAGAGCCTCATGATACAGACCGGTAGAGGGGATGGGAATAATCGACGAACGGGGCGGAAGCCGGTCGATAAAATCCCGATTGGCGGGCCTAAAGCGAAGTCCGCTGGGCGAGCGCTTCATCGCTCGCGGGGCGATACGCTGCGTAGTTTTCGCGGTGGACGTTCCAGATCCCGCGGAGCCGATAGTAGATCCCACGCCATTCGATGCGCCGCACGCGCACCAACGACCAAACGACGGCTCCGTACACGATCTGCGTGACGACGAGCAACGTGAAGACGATCTTCAACAGTTTCACCGGCGGAATCTTGGGGGGCGATTCTCCTCGTAGTCGCACGATCCGCCGCACGGCCGTCTCGAGCGCGGGAAGCACCAGCGCCATCGACGCGAGAAACACGACGAAGATGCTGCCGACCGTGCGCGCCGCGGCATAGTCGCCGCGCGCGAGCGCGACCACGATCGTCGTCGCGGCCACGACGTAGAACGCCGAGCTGGTGAGCCCATGCAGCCAGATCGCCCAGGCTTGCGAATGGTAATTCGAGATCAGCATTTGCCGCCGACAGAAGCGAAAGAAGCTGAGCATGCCGATCGATTCGCGATTCACCATCAAGAGCGAAGGGACGAACCGCAGCTTCAACCCGACTTTGCGCAGCGTGTCGTACAGCATCGTGTCTTCGCAGAGCGCGTGCCGCATCCGTTCGCGATATCCGGAGTCGCGGACGAAGGAAGCTCGCAGCGCGACGGACCCGCCCCAGGCAATGCCGTGCCAAAACATCGGCACTACCGCTCCGGCGTTCCATTGATAACGGACCAGCGAACCCCAGCCGGAATCCTCGGGCATATACCAACGATTGCCCGTCGTGGCGCCGATGCGGCGGTCGCTCAGCGGCGCGACCAGCTCGCGCAGCCAGGTGCGATGCGGCTCGACGTCGGCATCGATCGTAGCCGTGAACTCGACCTCGGGCCCGAGGCTTTCATACGCCTGAATCAACGAGGCGTTCTTCAGCGAACAGGTCTCGGGCCGGTCGCGCAGCTCTTCGATTCGGACGCTGCGCGCGGTCGTTCGACCACTCAAGCGCGCCACCATCTCATGCACCGGCTGCCAAGCGGGATCATCGCGATGATCGACGACGATCACGACTTCGAAGTTCGGATAGTCTTGCGTAAGGATGCCGCTCAAGGAGCGTTCGAGAAACGGATCGGCGCCGCGCAAACATAAGATAATCGCGGCCCGACCGCAGTCGGCATCCGGCGCAGGGCGAATCCGTGCGGCGAGCAAACGGATCGTGAAGCCGATGCCGACGGAGAATTGCAGGCAGGCGAGCCCAAGGCCGATGTAGACGAGCCAGGGAACGAAATGCTCAATCATTATTCTCTGTCATCATTCTCTGTCATCGCATTCCGTTCACGGCACTAGCGAGCGGAAGAATTCGTCGTCGGCATCCCCGCCGCAGCGAGATTCACGGAAGGATACGGCACGGCGAGGATCGGAGCCCCGCGGCGCTTGCCCCATTTGTCGTTTTCGCCGAACTGAATGAAGCGATGAATCATCGCCTCGTCGATCGCCGGCGACGGCATATCGGCGGTGAACTTCAACAAGTTCGTGATGTCGAACGTCGGGTCCGACGTGAGATACGGTTCGTAGATCGCGACCTGGGCGTAGCTCTCGCGCTCGAAGTCCGACATATCTTCCGGAGCCTTGCCGCAATACTCGACGCCGGCCGTGTTGTAGTACGAGCTCACGTAATCGACGAGCTCGCGCAGCTTCGTCGGCTTTTGCGGAGCCAGATGGTAGGTGCCGCCGTGGGCCGCCGGGTTCAAGAACAAGCGGGTCATCGCCGCCGAAACCCAATCGACCGGAACGATGTTGCGAAGCTCGTTGCCGGTGCAATTCCAACGGAGCGAAAACCGGCGAACTCCGTCGGCGTCGGGCTCTTTGTCTTGAACGACCAGCGCGATGATGCGGAGGTACAGATAGATGCCGTGATACGTGCTGGTGTACGCCGTCACTGAGTCGCCGGCGACGACCGCCGGCCGGTAAATGGTCAGCTGGTCGAGGAAGTCGGCGTTGCGAACCGCGGTCTCGGAGAGGAGCTTGCTCTCTTCGTAGTCGTTGCGGAAGCCTTGCCCGCAGTTCAACTCATGCTCGAAGATCCGGCCGGTTCGGTTGCCCGAGACGTAGGCGGTCGAGACGTAGTGCCAATCGCGCAGGCCGACGTTGCGGCAGAACTTCAGCATGTTCTCGGTGCCGCGGAGGTTCGTGCGCCACGGTTCCCCTTCGCGATCGGAACCATGGAACTCGAGCACGGCCGCGTTGTGCATCACCCGGTCGCAATGCTCGGCGACCCACTTGCGCGACTCGGAGCTGAGGCCGAGACCCGTTTCGGTGACTTCGCCGGAGACGACATGCGGGCGCGGGAGCGTGCAATGAAGTTGCTTCTCCCACAGCTTGATGATGTCGTCGATTCGCTTCTCGGCCGATTGCTTCTTCGAGGGACGTGCTAGCACGCAGAGTTGCTTGCCGGCCAAAAGTAGGTCTTTGATGAGATAGCGACCGATGAGTCCGGTGCCGCCGGTCAGCAAAATACTTTTCTCAGACGAATGCGTCATTTCGGCAAACCTCGTAAGCAGCGCACGCCCTAGCCCCCTCAAAATACGAGGTTGAACATTAACCTCTTCGGGCGCGTCAGGCTAGTGTTATCTTCGGCCGACAATCCGAAAAACGCCAACCTAGTACCGGTTTTTTGCCGTTATTCGCGTTGCTTCCCATCCGGAGGAGCTAGCTCGCGCCGAAGCACGCCATTTCGATCGCAACGCCAATGGTAGGAAGAATTTAGAGAAAGTTTCGCCCACACTCTTCCATCGGCGACGGAAAGGGTGTCGCCGGGCTTCGCCACATGGCGAAAATACGCCTCAAACACCCTATGTGCAGGGGGCTGCGGCACATTGAGCGCGTCCCAATAGGGCCCTTCGATGCCGTTCATTTGGTACGGTGACTCCCCATCGGCAGGATAAAAGATGGCGGTAGGGACATTGGCTGAATAGAGACAATGGCTGAGATAGGCATCGAGCTTGCCGAAGTAAAAAAGCACCGGCGATAAAAATAATATCACCGCCGGCACTACTCCCTTCATTCCACATTGCCGGCAGTCATTGCGCAGCGGCTCGCGCCAGCCACCGATCAACACGAACGCCACGATCGCGATCGCGCAGTTCCAACCCCAGACGGAAGTGTTCCAACCGTTCATGTGCTGCAACAGCGCGACGATCCCGAAGTGCATCATCAGCGCGAGCGCGGCGACATACTTGCGCAGCCGAGGCACCCACACGGCGAGCCCCATCCCCATTTCGATCGCCGCGATCGTGCTGCCGAAGAGTCCCGAATAGTCGGCGAGGTTCGGCCAATCGGCAACCGGCGCGATCCCTTCCCACAGCCACGGCGCAACCTGCTCGTAGTAACCGGGACTCAGCAGCTTATGCAAACCGGAAAAAAACCAGAGCGACGCGAGATGCGAACGGGCCAAGAGCCGCGCGGCCGGTTGTCGCCAAGTGCCTAGCATCAACAGCGCGAACGAAAACAACTGCGGCTGCATCCGAGTCTGATCGGCGACCAGCGATACGGCCGCGATCGCAACATAGGCCGACCACCCAACGCGCGGCCAAGCCACCGAAGCCGCGACCGCCGCAAATAAAGCCATGCCGTAATAATCGAAGCGAGCAATCGCCGACGGC harbors:
- a CDS encoding glycosyltransferase family 2 protein, with translation MIEHFVPWLVYIGLGLACLQFSVGIGFTIRLLAARIRPAPDADCGRAAIILCLRGADPFLERSLSGILTQDYPNFEVVIVVDHRDDPAWQPVHEMVARLSGRTTARSVRIEELRDRPETCSLKNASLIQAYESLGPEVEFTATIDADVEPHRTWLRELVAPLSDRRIGATTGNRWYMPEDSGWGSLVRYQWNAGAVVPMFWHGIAWGGSVALRASFVRDSGYRERMRHALCEDTMLYDTLRKVGLKLRFVPSLLMVNRESIGMLSFFRFCRRQMLISNYHSQAWAIWLHGLTSSAFYVVAATTIVVALARGDYAAARTVGSIFVVFLASMALVLPALETAVRRIVRLRGESPPKIPPVKLLKIVFTLLVVTQIVYGAVVWSLVRVRRIEWRGIYYRLRGIWNVHRENYAAYRPASDEALAQRTSL
- a CDS encoding SDR family oxidoreductase gives rise to the protein MTHSSEKSILLTGGTGLIGRYLIKDLLLAGKQLCVLARPSKKQSAEKRIDDIIKLWEKQLHCTLPRPHVVSGEVTETGLGLSSESRKWVAEHCDRVMHNAAVLEFHGSDREGEPWRTNLRGTENMLKFCRNVGLRDWHYVSTAYVSGNRTGRIFEHELNCGQGFRNDYEESKLLSETAVRNADFLDQLTIYRPAVVAGDSVTAYTSTYHGIYLYLRIIALVVQDKEPDADGVRRFSLRWNCTGNELRNIVPVDWVSAAMTRLFLNPAAHGGTYHLAPQKPTKLRELVDYVSSYYNTAGVEYCGKAPEDMSDFERESYAQVAIYEPYLTSDPTFDITNLLKFTADMPSPAIDEAMIHRFIQFGENDKWGKRRGAPILAVPYPSVNLAAAGMPTTNSSAR